One Frankia alni ACN14a DNA window includes the following coding sequences:
- a CDS encoding MFS transporter has translation MTRRVRDRDPAKKPAAADRWGERLVLALGLGLAGLVLGVASTVSDPLALGASLVLAGAAGGSVHASSGRLILGWFAVHERGLAMGARQTAQPLGVAVAAVALPPLAGSGRGVALAFLAGLCVLAAIVAVVATRDPARPARRPDAPVASPYRTPLLWRIHLASALLVVPQFTVATFAVVYLVDTHGWSAAGAGRLLAIAQVGGAAARLAGGIWSDRVGSRLIPMRILACATAVILAVLVLGTATSTPLAIGALLLAAVLSVSTNGLAFTAVAENAGPHWAGRALGIQNTGQNAVGAATPPVLAVLIDAHGYPAAFAAIIAVPLLAAAAVPARWRQGADTPAAPPPAAVAPTMPDRTMPDRTTSDRTTSASPTQTRS, from the coding sequence GTGACGCGACGTGTACGCGACCGCGACCCGGCGAAGAAGCCAGCCGCCGCCGACCGGTGGGGGGAGCGGCTGGTGCTGGCGTTGGGCCTGGGCCTCGCCGGCTTGGTGCTCGGCGTCGCGTCGACGGTGTCCGACCCGCTCGCGCTCGGCGCGAGTCTGGTCCTCGCCGGTGCCGCCGGTGGCTCCGTGCACGCCTCCAGCGGGCGGCTGATCCTCGGCTGGTTCGCCGTGCACGAGCGGGGACTCGCGATGGGCGCCCGCCAGACGGCCCAGCCGCTTGGCGTCGCGGTGGCGGCCGTCGCCCTGCCGCCGCTGGCCGGCAGCGGGCGCGGGGTAGCGCTGGCGTTCCTCGCCGGGCTGTGCGTGCTCGCTGCGATCGTGGCCGTGGTGGCGACGCGCGATCCGGCGCGCCCAGCGCGGCGGCCGGACGCGCCGGTGGCCTCCCCGTACCGGACCCCGTTGCTATGGCGGATCCACCTCGCCAGTGCCCTGCTTGTTGTCCCCCAGTTCACCGTCGCGACCTTTGCCGTCGTCTACCTCGTCGACACCCACGGCTGGTCCGCCGCGGGCGCCGGCCGGTTGCTGGCGATCGCCCAGGTCGGCGGCGCCGCAGCCCGCCTGGCCGGCGGGATCTGGTCCGATCGGGTGGGCAGCCGCCTGATCCCCATGCGCATCCTGGCCTGCGCCACCGCGGTCATCCTGGCCGTGCTGGTGCTGGGCACCGCCACGAGCACACCGCTGGCGATCGGCGCGCTGCTGCTGGCGGCGGTGCTCTCGGTGAGCACCAACGGCCTGGCCTTCACGGCCGTCGCCGAGAACGCCGGGCCGCACTGGGCGGGCCGCGCGCTCGGCATCCAGAACACCGGGCAGAACGCCGTCGGTGCGGCCACCCCACCCGTCCTCGCGGTCCTCATCGACGCGCATGGCTACCCGGCGGCCTTCGCCGCGATCATCGCCGTCCCGCTGCTCGCGGCGGCAGCAGTTCCGGCTCGGTGGCGACAGGGTGCCGACACTCCCGCTGCACCCCCGCCCGCCGCGGTCGCCCCGACCATGCCGGACCGGACCATGCCGGACCGGACCACGTCGGACCGGACCACGTCCGCATCACCCACCCAGACCAGGAGCTGA